The Amblyomma americanum isolate KBUSLIRL-KWMA chromosome 5, ASM5285725v1, whole genome shotgun sequence genome window below encodes:
- the LOC144132989 gene encoding uncharacterized protein LOC144132989 isoform X1 — protein MSPRTKLFVGHLPDGLRTEELQELFAKYGTVTECDVINKYGFVHMATEEQAEEALKNLNNYNFMGSTLSVERSTSKFHQEPGAPGRAKGGPRYEDRPPYGQGMQRNGYDGRPSGGYYNGGGPGGYADYRRGGDFYDRAPYRAMVDRPRPYPAPYERRDDPYAPRRPPPGPPSMGPDMYERRPAPDYALYSRRSPPPASGYSWGAGYGSSDRMGGYSYGGY, from the exons ATGTCGCCG AGGACAAAGCTCTTCGTGGGCCACTTGCCAGACGGCCTCCGCACAGAGGAACTCCAGGAGCTCTTTGCCAAGTATGGCACTGTGACAGAGTGTGATGTCATCAATAAGTATGGCTTTGTG CACATGGCCACAGAGGAGCAGGCAGAGGAGGCTTTGAAGAACCTGAACAACTACAACTTCATGGGTTCCACATTGTCAGTTGAG CGCTCCACAAGCAAGTTCCACCAAGAGCCAGGGGCACCTGGTCGGGCCAAGGGAGGACCGAGGTATGAAGATAG ACCACCATATGGCCAGGGCATGCAGAGGAACGGCTACGACGGCAGGCCTTCGGGCGGCTACTACAACGGCGGCGGACCAGGTGGCTATGCTGACTACCGCCGAGGCGGCGACTTCTATGACCGGGCCCCATACCGGGCCATGGTAGACAGGCCGCGGCCCTATCCAGCCCCGTACGAGCGCCGGGACGACCCCTATGCACCACGACGCCCGCCCCCGGGACCCCCCTCCATGGGACCTGACATGTACGAGCGGAGGCCGGCTCCAGACTATGCCCTCTACAGCCGCCGGTCGCCTCCCCCTGCCTCAGG GTACAGCTGGGGTGCAGGCTATGGTTCCAGTGACCGCATGGGCGGCTACTCCTACGGTGGCTACTAG
- the CysRS-m gene encoding cysteine--tRNA ligase-like protein, mitochondrial, producing the protein MSLRSMALMTLACRRLFSGRILQPDAFVHSIRSGLCHASSAPGSPPQGLDTGILLYDPFTRDKRPFVLESGRVVKWYSCGPTVYDSTHVGHACSYVRMDIVRRILSRFYDLDVVLLMGITDVDDKIINRARDLGVSFEAHARKYEREFCEDLENLGVLPPTLFMRVSEHIEAVVEFCSALRDKGFAYTAPDGSLYFELAKCPQYAVFRTPGSVSDDPEAVKTAGKKDARDFALWKGAKPGEPRWDAPWGPGRPGWHVECSAMASTIFGSSIDLHTGGRDLAFPHHENELAQSRCYHGVSKWVNHWLHTGQVHVCGPDGKPTKMAKSLGNAMPLREFLGTHSADVFRMFCLQKAYKADVLLAPDFLRGAEGSLQALNDFCANAKSYVRGQVPTAQIIERELYDLLNRTRSCIQDAFADDLDYPTAVSSVQHLASEINARLQAPSKDVQHSLSDSSKAAVAACLEFVTNFFWNLGLELASVQTRNVAGSSSTLARVLDDTVAFRATVRAHALESKDKMLLQACDVLRSQLEGEGVKMKDRKTNSTWEFLAGTPTEMKSR; encoded by the coding sequence ATGTCGCTACGAAGCATGGCACTAATGACACTCGCTTGCAGACGCCTTTTCTCCGGTCGCATCCTCCAGCCCGACGCTTTCGTTCACTCGATACGTTCCGGGCTTTGCCATGCGTCCAGCGCGCCTGGTTCACCTCCTCAGGGCCTCGACACGGGAATATTGCTTTATGATCCCTTTACTCGCGACAAGAGGCCGTTCGTGTTGGAATCCGGGCGCGTCGTGAAATGGTACTCTTGCGGCCCGACCGTGTACGATTCGACCCACGTTGGTCACGCCTGTTCCTACGTCCGAATGGACATCGTGAGACGGATCCTGAGCAGATTCTACGACCTGGACGTGGTGCTGCTCATGGGCATCACGGACGTGGACGACAAAATAATCAACCGCGCCCGCGATCTAGGCGTCAGCTTCGAGGCGCACGCCCGAAAGTACGAACGAGAATTCTGCGAGGACTTGGAAAACCTTGGCGTTCTGCCCCCCACGCTGTTCATGCGCGTCAGTGAACACATCGAAGCGGTCGTCGAGTTTTGCTCTGCGCTTAGGGACAAGGGATTTGCCTACACCGCACCGGACGGATCCCTTTACTTCGAGCTGGCCAAGTGTCCACAGTACGCCGTGTTTCGCACTCCAGGAAGTGTGAGCGACGACCCCGAGGCAGTGAAAACCGCTGGCAAGAAAGATGCTCGGGACTTTGCCTTGTGGAAAGGCGCGAAACCTGGAGAGCCTCGCTGGGATGCTCCGTGGGGGCCCGGGCGGCCCGGATGGCACGTCGAGTGTTCTGCCATGGCGAGCACCATTTTCGGCTCGTCCATTGATCTCCACACAGGAGGCAGGGACCTCGCGTTCCCCCACCATGAAAACGAGCTGGCGCAAAGTCGGTGCTACCACGGTGTGTCCAAGTGGGTGAACCACTGGCTTCACACCGGGCAGGTGCACGTGTGCGGGCCCGATGGCAAGCCGACGAAAATGGCCAAGTCGCTTGGCAACGCCATGCCTCTGCGGGAGTTCCTCGGGACTCACTCTGCCGACGTTTTTCGAATGTTCTGTCTCCAAAAGGCCTACAAAGCAGACGTGCTTCTCGCACCGGACTTCCTTCGGGGTGCTGAAGGCTCCCTGCAGGCGCTGAACGATTTCTGTGCTAACGCCAAATCATACGTCCGGGGTCAGGTGCCCACAGCGCAGATAATAGAGCGAGAGCTGTACGACCTACTGAATCGAACAAGGTCGTGCATACAAGATGCTTTTGCTGACGATCTCGACTACCCAACAGCTGTGTCGTCTGTCCAGCACCTGGCATCAGAAATCAACGCTAGGCTTCAAGCACCGTCTAAAGATGTTCAACACAGTCTCAGTGATTCCAGCAAAGCGGCAGTGGCTGCCTGTCTCGAATTCGTCACCAACTTCTTCTGGAACTTGGGGCTAGAGTTGGCCTCTGTTCAGACACGTAATGTTGCAGGTTCTTCGTCAACACTGGCTCGAGTTCTTGATGACACAGTGGCGTTCAGGGCAACCGTGCGAGCCCATGCCTTGGAATCTAAGGACAAGATGCTCTTACAAGCTTGTGATGTTTTGCGTAGTCAGCTGGAGGGTGAAGGTGTGAAAATGAAAGACAGGAAAACGAATTCCACTTGGGAGTTTCTAGCAGGCACTCCCACAGAAATGAAAAGCAGATGA
- the LOC144132989 gene encoding uncharacterized protein LOC144132989 isoform X2, translating into MSPRTKLFVGHLPDGLRTEELQELFAKYGTVTECDVINKYGFVHMATEEQAEEALKNLNNYNFMGSTLSVERSTSKFHQEPGAPGRAKGGPRPPYGQGMQRNGYDGRPSGGYYNGGGPGGYADYRRGGDFYDRAPYRAMVDRPRPYPAPYERRDDPYAPRRPPPGPPSMGPDMYERRPAPDYALYSRRSPPPASGYSWGAGYGSSDRMGGYSYGGY; encoded by the exons ATGTCGCCG AGGACAAAGCTCTTCGTGGGCCACTTGCCAGACGGCCTCCGCACAGAGGAACTCCAGGAGCTCTTTGCCAAGTATGGCACTGTGACAGAGTGTGATGTCATCAATAAGTATGGCTTTGTG CACATGGCCACAGAGGAGCAGGCAGAGGAGGCTTTGAAGAACCTGAACAACTACAACTTCATGGGTTCCACATTGTCAGTTGAG CGCTCCACAAGCAAGTTCCACCAAGAGCCAGGGGCACCTGGTCGGGCCAAGGGAGGACCGAG ACCACCATATGGCCAGGGCATGCAGAGGAACGGCTACGACGGCAGGCCTTCGGGCGGCTACTACAACGGCGGCGGACCAGGTGGCTATGCTGACTACCGCCGAGGCGGCGACTTCTATGACCGGGCCCCATACCGGGCCATGGTAGACAGGCCGCGGCCCTATCCAGCCCCGTACGAGCGCCGGGACGACCCCTATGCACCACGACGCCCGCCCCCGGGACCCCCCTCCATGGGACCTGACATGTACGAGCGGAGGCCGGCTCCAGACTATGCCCTCTACAGCCGCCGGTCGCCTCCCCCTGCCTCAGG GTACAGCTGGGGTGCAGGCTATGGTTCCAGTGACCGCATGGGCGGCTACTCCTACGGTGGCTACTAG
- the LOC144132989 gene encoding uncharacterized protein LOC144132989 isoform X3, translating to MSPRTKLFVGHLPDGLRTEELQELFAKYGTVTECDVINKYGFVHMATEEQAEEALKNLNNYNFMGSTLSVERSTSKFHQEPGAPGRAKGGPRYEDRPPYGQGMQRNGYDGRPSGGYYNGGGPGGYADYRRGGDFYDRAPYRAMVDRPRPYPAPYERRDDPYAPRRPPPGPPSMGPDMYSWGAGYGSSDRMGGYSYGGY from the exons ATGTCGCCG AGGACAAAGCTCTTCGTGGGCCACTTGCCAGACGGCCTCCGCACAGAGGAACTCCAGGAGCTCTTTGCCAAGTATGGCACTGTGACAGAGTGTGATGTCATCAATAAGTATGGCTTTGTG CACATGGCCACAGAGGAGCAGGCAGAGGAGGCTTTGAAGAACCTGAACAACTACAACTTCATGGGTTCCACATTGTCAGTTGAG CGCTCCACAAGCAAGTTCCACCAAGAGCCAGGGGCACCTGGTCGGGCCAAGGGAGGACCGAGGTATGAAGATAG ACCACCATATGGCCAGGGCATGCAGAGGAACGGCTACGACGGCAGGCCTTCGGGCGGCTACTACAACGGCGGCGGACCAGGTGGCTATGCTGACTACCGCCGAGGCGGCGACTTCTATGACCGGGCCCCATACCGGGCCATGGTAGACAGGCCGCGGCCCTATCCAGCCCCGTACGAGCGCCGGGACGACCCCTATGCACCACGACGCCCGCCCCCGGGACCCCCCTCCATGGGACCTGACAT GTACAGCTGGGGTGCAGGCTATGGTTCCAGTGACCGCATGGGCGGCTACTCCTACGGTGGCTACTAG